AACCCCTCAAGACCTGGTTTTTAAGTGGGAGCTTAAGAGGTGGTCGGAGAGAGAGGATGTGGAACTCATCGTCACGGTGGATAAAGGAGACGAATCCTGGGGAGGAAGAGTAGGTTTGGTGCCTCAGATATTGCAGGCATCTGTCCCGCTGGATAGGAATAGACCACCTACTGCTATTGTTTGTGGTCCTCCGATAATGATTAAATTTACCATTAAGACGTTGCTTGAGATGGGATGTCGTCCTCAAGATATCATAACTACTTTGGAGATGAAGATGAAATGTGGTCTGGGGAAATGTGGTCGCTGTAACATTGGTCCTTATTATGTATGTAAAGAAGGACCGGTTTTCAGATATGACTTTTTGCGTAACCTTCCGGAGGAATATTGAGGTCGAGTCATGTTGTATCAAGAAGCCTTGCGCTACCTTTACGGTTTGATTAACTACGAGAAGATTGGTTTTTCGTATTCGGATTTAAAACTGGAGCGTATGCAGGAGTTGATGGACCGCTTGGGTAATCCCCAGTTCAGAGTACCCACTATCTTGATTGCTGGCACCAAAGGCAAGGGTTCCACTTCTTACCTTTTGCATAGGTTTTTGATGGCTTACGGTTTCAGTTGCGGCCTTTATTCCAAGCCCCATCTTGTAACTTATCGAGAGCGGATACGGATTAACGATACTTTCATCGGTGGAGATGAGCTGGGATTGCTGGTACGGCGTATTCGGCCCGTTGTTGAGGAAATGGGTCGCAGTTCTCCTTTGGGCAAGCCTACTTATTTTGAGGTTTCGGTGGCTCTTGCTTTTCTTTATTTTCTCGAAAGAAAGGTTGATCTGGCTGTTTTTGAGGTTGGTTTGGGTGGGCGCCTTGATGCGACCAATGTTTCCTGTCCGGATTTGACAGCGATAACTCCTGTTGGAATGGACCACATGGATGTTTTGGGGAATTCTGTAGGGGAGATCGCCAAAGAAAAGGCTGGCATCATTCGTTCTGGGATTCCTCTCGTTCTGGCTTCTCAATGTCCGGAAGCTGAGAAAGTGATTTTGGAAGTTGCCCGCCTGAAAAGTGCTCCAGTAACCCGGTTTGAAGAAGAGTGTTTTTTTGAAATTCTGTCCAGAGATTCTTTGGGGTCTCAACTGCAGTGGGAGGTGAAAAGCTGGGGCAGGAGCGCATCATTATTCCCCCTTCTTGGCGACCATCAGGTTGCTAATTTTTTGATGGCTTTACTTATATTGCGGGAATGGGGTTTGGACTTTCGAGAACACGCGATAGAAGCCGCGCTTACAAGAGTAAGCTGGCCAGGAAGGATTCAAGTAATTTCGAATCGCCCTTTGATAATCTTTGATGTGGCCCATAATCGTGATTCCTTTCTGGCTTTGCGTAACACTCTCCGTAATTATCTGGGTATTGAAAAAAGCACTTTCCTTTTGGGTTTTGTGAAGGGAAAGGATGTCAACTCTATTGCGGAAGTTCTGGGTGGCTTTGCGGATTCGATAGTCGTTACCCAACCTTACACCCCTCGGGCCTTAATGCCTGGTAATCTGATTTCCCTGTTTGAGAGAGTTGCACCCACCCTGGTTGTCAAAGACCCGGCGATGGCCTACACTTTTGCAAAAGATTTAGCGGTAAAGAACGGATTGCCTCTGGTGGTTGCTGGTTCCTTTTATCTGGCCCGTCTTTTTGAGGGAGAAATTAATCGTATTTTTAATATTAGCGAGGAGGTCGAGCTGTGTTGATTATTATTGGAGAACGGATTAATGCCACACGTAAACCTATACGAGAGGCTCTGGAAAGAAGAGACGCTCAGTTTTTTATTGAAGAAGCTAGAAAACAGGAGCAGGCAGGAGCGCATTTCATCGATGTGAATGCAGGCACTGATGCTAAATCGGAGATGGAAAACCTTCCTTGGTTGGTGGAAATTATTCAGGATGAGGTGAGCGTGCCTCTTTGTTTTGATTCTGCTAATGAAAAGGCGCTGGAAAGAGCTTTGAAGGTTTACAAAAAGAAAGAGTTAATCATTAATTCCTTTACGGCTGAGGAAGCAAAAATAAAAGCGTTGCTTCCTTTGGCTAAAGAGTGGAACGCTTCCATAGTTGGTCTGGCTATGGGTGAAGCCGGAATACCTCAGACTGGTCAGGAGCGCATGAAACTGGTGGATAGATTGCTGGAAGCTGTGCACCGCTATGACATCCCTGAAGAACGACTTTTTATTGATCCTCTGGTTATTCCCGTGGGTACGGATTCTACTCAGGGAAAAGTTTTTCTGGAAACCTTAAGAAGTATTAAAGATAAGTTTCCCAAGGTGAAGACAGTTTGTGGCTTGTCAAACGTTTCTTTTGGTTTGCCAAACAGAAGGCTTTTGAACCGGACTTTTGTGGTGCTCTGTCTCGGATTTGGCCTGGACGCAGCAATTATTGACCCTCTGGACAGAGAACTGATGGCTTCCATCTATGCGGCAGAGGCACTTTTGGGAATTGACGAATTTTGTATGAAGTATCTTTCCGCTTTTAGGGAAGGCAGACTTAACACTTAAAGAAGTACTATGTTATTATAGAGAAAACGAAAAAGGGGCTTTCGGTGTATCGCTTGATGCGCAAGATTTGGTTTTATGTAACATTAATGGTTGTGTTTGGCATGTTTCTTCCTCTGGTCAGAGCTGCCGAGTTACCCTCTGTTTCAAGAGTTTTGGATTATGCGCTCTGTAGAGGGCTTGACCAGGACGGTCTTCCCCTGGAACGTATTGAACAATTTTCCACAGAGGATGGAAAAATAATCTGTTGGGTTTTCCTGGAAGAGGTTTTGGAGGGTGAAACGCTTCGCTGGGAGTTCATTTCTCCAGAGGGAGCGGTTTTTGAAAGTATTCTAATAATTGAGGAAACTAAAAAGTACGTAGGTGCACAGGGCATACTGGATCTTTTATCGAACGCTTCGAAAATTGTTCCTGGGGAATGGAAGGTCAGGTTTTATGTCAATGACCATCTGGTTTTCGAAAATAGCTTTGTGCTGATTGAGAGCAATGTGTTGGGTAGTAAGGACATTGATGAAGCGATTCAGCGGACCCTTGCTCTTCTCGAGGAATTTGGTTACAAGGTTTTGAATATCGGGCTTTCAGAGGATAACCAGGCTTTCGTCCAGATGCAAATGGTGAGTAAAGACCTTTCCCAGGCGGTATGGAATCAAATTGGTTTTGGTTTTGAGAGTTTGCGTCGCCTTTTTCCGGGAGCTTCCTGGTTTCTGGTTCAGCTCGTCTTAGATGGGGAATATGCCTTGAGTTTTCAGGTTAGAGCTCTTGATTTTTTGCTGTGGCGTGAAGGTAAACTGAGCAAGGATGAATTTTGGAAGAAAAAAGTAATCCGTTACGTTTATAATATTAGAGAAAAGAAAGAGATTGAAGATGTTTCTCGTTTTTACTTTGAAAAGTTTGGAGTGGTGTATTGATACCTTATGCGCCAGGTTTTTAAAAGGTTTATTCCTGAAGACTTTCAATACCTGGCAAGGGCTTTTGCCGAACAGGGAACGTCCCACTTTGCAGAGCTGGTCAGAGACGATTACCGGGTACTGGACGTAGTTTTAGACGATGAAAATGTCTTTAAAAAGCTAGTCCTCGATGAGCATCTCTTTTTGAAAGTAAGTCCCTATTTTTACTTTGAGCTTCTTCTGAGGCAGGCAATAAGGGATATCAAACGGGAGAATTATACTCTGGAGCGTATAGGCTATAGGGAGCGGGTACCCGTATTTGATGGACCCAAGGTCATAGAAGCTGTTTCGAGGGAAGACGTGAGGGACTACCTGGTTGAACTACTTGTCTCTTTTGTGAAGGTGAACAACATCACTCTTTATATTCGTAAAGGGAGAGGCATATACCTTAAAAAGTCTATAAGCGATATGGACTTTGACCTGATGCTTGAGATAAGCGAGAGAGTGGAAGAGCCTTATCGCTTTGTCTTTCTGAAAAGAGCTGGAGATATAGCACTCTTCCTGAGTGGGGTTTTTCCAGAGCAGGTGTTTGGTAGTCCTTTTAACGTTCGTCGTAAACCCTTTTTGCCTGTTTCGGTGAGCAGCAGTGAAGAGCTGGAAAGAAAGGGCAAAGAAGTTTACCGCCTTGCTGGGCAGAGCAAAGTTGCCCAGGAAAACCGTCTGGATACCATACTCGACTTTCTTGCTACCCACTTTGAAGCAGTCAAGAAGCCTCTCAACGTTATGACTGACCGTTATCTCCACTTTAGAAAGTATGATATATTTCGCTTTCTGCAAAACTGATTACAGTGACCATTTCCCACCGATGCGATGAAAGAGACTGGCTGAAAAAGTTCTGGCTTGCAGCTTGGCTTGCATTTCAGGAAAAACTTCAAGCACCCGGGGGAAGAGTCCCTGTAAATAGGCAATGGTTATCCCGTAATTGGTAATGGGCACGCTCTCTCTTTTTGCAGTAAGTATGCGGTAATACATTTCCTTAGGGTTTAACATGCAGGCTCCACAGTGGATTATCAGCTGGTACTGAGAAAGATTTTCTGGGAAGCTGGCTCCCACATTAACATCGATATCTACTTCAAAACCCAGTCTTTGCCTGAGCCAGCGTGGTATTTTTATTCGTCCGATATCATCAGGCATGGGATGGTGGGTACAAGCTTCCGAAATTAAGACTTTGTCTCCAGGTTTGAGCTTTTCAATAGCTTCCACGCCTTCCACGAAGGTCAGGAGGTCTCCTTTGTAGCGAGCAAAGAGGATTGAAAAACTGGTAAGAGGTATTCCAGGAGGTACTGCTCCTGCTACTTTATGAAACACCTGAGAATCGGTAATCACCATTCGCGGTGGATTTTTCAGTCCTTGCAAAGTTTCAACCAATTCTCTTTCTTTAGTAATTACCACTACTGCTTCTGCATCGAGCAGTTCTCGAATGGTTTGTACCTGGGGAAGAATTAACCTGCCCTTAGGTGCGCCGAGGTCTATGGGGACCACCAGCACTACGGTGTCCCCAATGGTGACGAGGTCTTTAATTAGCGGTTTCTCCTGGTAGGAGCGTTGTAGTATTGATATAAGGGCTTTCTTCAGCTCTTCTATACCTTCTCCAGTTCTGGCGCTTACCCTGAAAGTGGGTATCTGGTGGTCAGCCAGGGTGTTGGTGGTTGCGACCAAGTCGATTTTATTCTGTACTCCAATGGTGGTTATACCGTTTTCTCGCAAAAGCTCGATTAGTTGCTTTTCAAAGGTCAAGTCTGAGTTGTGGTCCCACACCACAAGCGCCAGGTCACAGCGTCTGAGTATTTCCAAGGTTTTTTTCTTGCGCAATTCTCCCAGAAAGCCTTCATCATCCAGGCCTGCTGTGTCGATAAGCGTCACGGGTCCAAAGGGAAGCAATTCAACAGCCTTAAATACCGGGTCGGTAGTGGTACCGGGAATTTCTGATACAATAGCTACTTCCTGATGAGTAAGAGCGTTAATCAGTGAAGACTTACCGGCGTTTCTTCTACCAAAAATGCCTATGTGGGGTCTCAGGCCACGTGGTGTTGTTTGCTTCACGGCCTTTTCACCTCTACTTTTCCGAAACCTGGAATACCGGGCCTCGAGATTTCCAGGGGGTTCAAGATGTTTTTTAATTCTTCCTCAGAAAAGATTTTTTGCTCGATGAGAAAGTCCCTAAAGTTTTTGCCTTCCCGGAGGCACTCCTGAACTAATTCTGA
This portion of the Thermatribacter velox genome encodes:
- a CDS encoding folylpolyglutamate synthase/dihydrofolate synthase family protein → MLYQEALRYLYGLINYEKIGFSYSDLKLERMQELMDRLGNPQFRVPTILIAGTKGKGSTSYLLHRFLMAYGFSCGLYSKPHLVTYRERIRINDTFIGGDELGLLVRRIRPVVEEMGRSSPLGKPTYFEVSVALAFLYFLERKVDLAVFEVGLGGRLDATNVSCPDLTAITPVGMDHMDVLGNSVGEIAKEKAGIIRSGIPLVLASQCPEAEKVILEVARLKSAPVTRFEEECFFEILSRDSLGSQLQWEVKSWGRSASLFPLLGDHQVANFLMALLILREWGLDFREHAIEAALTRVSWPGRIQVISNRPLIIFDVAHNRDSFLALRNTLRNYLGIEKSTFLLGFVKGKDVNSIAEVLGGFADSIVVTQPYTPRALMPGNLISLFERVAPTLVVKDPAMAYTFAKDLAVKNGLPLVVAGSFYLARLFEGEINRIFNISEEVELC
- a CDS encoding methyltetrahydrofolate cobalamin methyltransferase, translating into MLIIIGERINATRKPIREALERRDAQFFIEEARKQEQAGAHFIDVNAGTDAKSEMENLPWLVEIIQDEVSVPLCFDSANEKALERALKVYKKKELIINSFTAEEAKIKALLPLAKEWNASIVGLAMGEAGIPQTGQERMKLVDRLLEAVHRYDIPEERLFIDPLVIPVGTDSTQGKVFLETLRSIKDKFPKVKTVCGLSNVSFGLPNRRLLNRTFVVLCLGFGLDAAIIDPLDRELMASIYAAEALLGIDEFCMKYLSAFREGRLNT
- the hydF gene encoding [FeFe] hydrogenase H-cluster maturation GTPase HydF, yielding MKQTTPRGLRPHIGIFGRRNAGKSSLINALTHQEVAIVSEIPGTTTDPVFKAVELLPFGPVTLIDTAGLDDEGFLGELRKKKTLEILRRCDLALVVWDHNSDLTFEKQLIELLRENGITTIGVQNKIDLVATTNTLADHQIPTFRVSARTGEGIEELKKALISILQRSYQEKPLIKDLVTIGDTVVLVVPIDLGAPKGRLILPQVQTIRELLDAEAVVVITKERELVETLQGLKNPPRMVITDSQVFHKVAGAVPPGIPLTSFSILFARYKGDLLTFVEGVEAIEKLKPGDKVLISEACTHHPMPDDIGRIKIPRWLRQRLGFEVDIDVNVGASFPENLSQYQLIIHCGACMLNPKEMYYRILTAKRESVPITNYGITIAYLQGLFPRVLEVFPEMQAKLQARTFSASLFHRIGGKWSL